The segment tggacagacatatcagaatgggaatgggaattaaaatgtgtggccactgggagttcctgCTTTCTCTGCTGGATGGAGCGTAGGCGTTCCGcgaatatatagaaggccgtaccgggagcaccggacgcagtatacacaccagccgactcacaggtgaagtgtcgcctcacctggaaggactgtctggggccctgaatggtggtaagggaggaagtgtaagggcacgtgtagcacttgttccgcttatacggataagtgccaggagggagatcggtgagaagggatgtgggggtgggggacgaatggacaagggaatttgGGTGTCTAAAATTTctgtccccagaagcttttagCCTTTTTATATGAACTACTTTGTGAGTTTGAATATTCAGCGATGTCTGTCACTGTAgacatgtaattcaaaggaagcattgtcaacaCAAGGTATTGAAGTGAACAATGACATTGTAACTATTGAGATTGTATTGAAACACCCGCTGTTACCGTTGATCTTAAAGGTATAAAAATGAACCTTTGGGTTCGTGAACCTCTACTGGGAGTGAGTCCAGAATGATGCCTGCTCGTTGTGCTGAATAAAGTCTTCTATATCGTCAGGTTCAGTGTCTCGCTGGTGATTTCGAACACAGGGTAATTCTGTTTACTGAGTCAAGGCCGTCGGAACAGAAAACCTCACAGTGATACACCACTTACCATCCCTTGCTGGCCTCTGTGTCTGACACAAGCCTGTGAATGTTGTAACATCTATGTCATATAGTGCGTCTGCAGCAGACAGCATCACTGCGGCTCAGGAAAGTACAACCCTTCAACGTTACTGAGCAGTTTTTTAATTTAGAACAGCATATATTTAAATGCATCCCAAGAAAGCTGGaattactcagcaggtcaaacaatgaatcataaacacaagaaattctgcagatgctggagatccagagcaacacacacaaaatgctggaggaactctgcaggtcaggcagcatccgcggagtggaataaacagtcaacttttcaggctgtgatctttcaccaggactgggaaggaagaggggagaggccAGAAGAAaaaaagtggggaggaggggatgaAGCACAGGTTAgcagagaccaggtgagggggaaatggGTGGGTCAGGGAgaaggggaatgaagtgagaagctggaaggtaaagggctggaaaagaaggaatccaaaaagaggggagagtggaccctGTAAGGAAGGGAAAAAGGGGGGAAGTAaaaggaagtgatgggcaggcgaGGAGAAAAGAAGGACTAAGAGGAGGGCCAGAATGGGGAACGGGAAAAGACAGGAGTCAGGAGAGATGATcaggttagagaaatcaatgttcatggcctactgaattccttcagcattttgagtataggtcaggcagcatctgcagagagaggaACAGTTCCAATCCTCGCTCAAGAAGTTTGTGCCATTTTAGCTCCAGAACTTCTTTTAAAGAACCATCCCAAATGGTCTGATCATCAGGAAGATGTATGGTGTGACACTGGCAGTTTTCCCCAGAACTACTCTTCCCTTGCCAAGACTGGATTTTCCTGCTGGATTTCTGGCAGGACGGCTCTGGTGTAGAAATCCTCCAGCTTCTCCAAAGTTTCCTTCCAGAACTCTCCATCGAACTCCACGGGGACAACAGCGATGTCCTTCTCAGTGTAGACCACAAAGTCAGCCTTGCTGATGCCCGTGACGGCCATCTGGCACTGGACCTGGGTGAAGTACGGGTGGTTTTTCTTCAGCTTGTCCTTGTTCTCCAGGCAGAAATCCTTGTCTTCACAGGCCTTGTTGATGCTGTGGTGCCGGTGTTTGTAGGGGCACTTCACTTCCAGCAGGCCCACAACGTCCCGGGTCGCCTTGTCGACCACTAGCCCGTCGGGACTGGCTGCCAGCCAGTTCTTGGCCGGGTCAATGAACAGGCCGCAGGGGCGGACTTCTACCTCCTGATCCAGGTCCTCAGATTTGAGCCTCTCGTATTTCTTGACGGCCTCTGTCTCATGGCTGATGCCCCATTTCATGGCTGGGGTCATCACGCTGGATCCCTGTCCCAGGATCGGCTTCAGGTAGGATTGCGGGACCTCACTACTCTTGCCATTCACAAACTTGCAGTGGGAGATCTTGTGGGCGACGGAGGCCGTGATGCGGTTGCGGCGCCATTTGAACCAGTCGGTGTTCTCCCTTTGCCCGCGGGTTTCCCGCTCGATCTCTGCCACCCTCTGCCTGTCGATC is part of the Mobula birostris isolate sMobBir1 chromosome 4, sMobBir1.hap1, whole genome shotgun sequence genome and harbors:
- the LOC140195827 gene encoding uncharacterized protein: MAANPSKSQRKSGGTPKQREPRQGALPPFHEAAGPKVLGSRTQAAGAPSTRRGTTKPLSAGSPPSSPAGQKSTSSSSREARRQNRSALSPSGRASANPRAVGKPSDPTGRLGQKTGPSPQKIDRQRVAEIERETRGQRENTDWFKWRRNRITASVAHKISHCKFVNGKSSEVPQSYLKPILGQGSSVMTPAMKWGISHETEAVKKYERLKSEDLDQEVEVRPCGLFIDPAKNWLAASPDGLVVDKATRDVVGLLEVKCPYKHRHHSINKACEDKDFCLENKDKLKKNHPYFTQVQCQMAVTGISKADFVVYTEKDIAVVPVEFDGEFWKETLEKLEDFYTRAVLPEIQQENPVLAREE